Below is a genomic region from Candidatus Nitrosocosmicus arcticus.
AATACACCTCACGATAATTTCTTTAAATCTAGGAACGTAATCAAAATCGTCCATTTCATTATCATTGATCCAGTAATAGTCTGAATGTTCCCAATCCAGTAATACTTTCCTAGTATTAGAAACAAAACAGAAAGGTTGGATGATTACCATCAACTCGTTGTGAATATGAACACTTAATTGATTGAATATTTTTCTTAAAATTAATTCATCTTTGTTTATTCGTGTTTCTTCATAAATTTCTATCAATGCCCTAGATAGTAAATCTTCATTTTTTTCAAGATATCCGCTCACCCCTGCCCATTTTTCTTGCATAGTTTTAACATTCATACTTCTGCGTAAAATCAAAACTTCACTTTGGTTTTTCAAAACTGAGGTTACAACCATTGAAGGTTTGTTACGAATTGAATCACTAAGAACCTCATCCTTCTTCATTTTAATTATTGATTTATTGTTTGCAGTATAAGTTAATCTAAGTTTAGGACCTTGGTTGTGAATTTGGAAATAGATTTTATTAACCTATCTTGCGGTTATACCTTTTTGGGTTGTTTAATGCTTTATTTTTTATTTAATTGATTCTATTTTGATACTTTGAACCTAAATAAAAAAGCTATACTGTGAGATCAGACGTACTTTGTCTCTAATTCTTGCGTTCTTAGGAGTGATAATATTCTATCCTTCTCACTACCCAATCCTTTCTTGTCAATATAAATACTGGTCACCTTTTCAATGCTTTTTCCCTTCATCTGTTCCAACATTTCATTACTAATGAATCTCAAATTATGTTTACTAGCAATAGATGCAAAGGCGATATTCGAAGTTAGAATTAGATTGTTAAATTTTTGCGGATAATGGTTTCCACCCAACCCTATTGCGATTTCTGATTCTTCAACATTCGCTTTTTCACTCACATTTTGAATCGTTTGGATTAAACAATCACAAACCAACTTGGCTGTTTTCTTATTGCTCCATTCTTCTTCAGAAGATCCTATCTCTATGAACAAAATTGGTTTTGAAGATGATGTTGGCCCGTGATGCGAGGCTTCAATTGTCAGATCATACTTGGGCAGGCTGTTTTTCATCGAATATAAATTTTTCATGAACCCTTTTTGAAAACTGGGGCATGCAACACCTATCTCAAATGGTGTTCCGCCAAGTGAATTATCTATTGAAAAATTTCCTGTAAAGTGGGATGTCAATGCAGGTATTTTACTCTTTGAGGCATGTTTAGATAAGAAGATTAGTGCGCTGTTTTGAAATTCGGATTTTTCAATGTTTTTTAGGTGAATTAATTCTTCGTCTGTTACAACTAGATTCAAATTATGATATTTTTTTGACTTTAGAAATATGATTTTGGAATCAAAAGTTCTAACCTCTTGATTTTTGTCAATTTCAAGTTTAGAATGATCATTGAGAGAATAATAGTCCTCAAACTCTATCTCATTTTTCAGATAGTTTAGCATTGTAAAACTGGCAATATCTTTGGAAGATGTTATGATTGTATACTTGCTTATCAAGAAGGACTAGAAATCTTGATTTAGATTTATTTCTTATTTCTATTGTATAAGCATTAAAATTGATATTTGAACCAGATATTATAAACTTATAAATTCCAAAACAAATACGTTTAATGATTCTATAAGTATGCCAAAAAACCTCAACAAAGACGATGATGATTTGGATTTGATAGGCTTGAACGATGATAAGCATAATAATGATGGTAATGAATCTGATAAAATTGACACTGTCAAGGATCTTGATAAGGGTCAGCACGAAAAAAAATCAATCAAGACTAAGTCAATTAATAAAAACAATACAAAGAGGACCAAAGATGTTAATCTAAGTGCAAAGGAATCTGGAAATGCTCGTGAGAAGGAATCAGAAGATTCTGACAGCGAAGATGGGAAATCTTCTCTGCTGTCAAACGACGAGGATGGTGATTCAAAATTTTTTGTTGTTAGGGTGGCTGGTGGTCAAGAAAGCATGATAGCTTCTATGCTTCAGAGTAGATTACATTCAAAGAAAATAGAAGGTATATACTCGGTTTTATTTTTAGAAAATTTTAAGGGTTACGTAATCGTTGAAGCAGTAGACTCAAATATTGCATATGAGGCTTTGCATGGAATCCGACATATACGGGGGCAAATAAGAGGTGAACTTCCCTTTAAAGATCTGGAGGGTTATCTCATTAAGAAACCAGTAGTTACCGAACTAATTATTGATGACACGGTAGAGATTATTGCTGGACCGTTCAAATCCATGAAGGCCAAAATAATGAGAGTTGATTATGAAAAGCAAGAAGCTACAGTTGTTTTACTTGATTCTCCATATCAAATACCTGTAACCGTTGACGCCAATTATTTAAAGAAGTCTTTATAGAGTTATAAGTGGTTTTTACTTAAGTCAGTTTGTAATATCTTATGAGTGAAAAAAAAGTTGTGAATGCATTAGTAAGTGGGGGCGAAGCTAGCGCGGGGCCACCTTTGGGACCTGCTCTCGGACCACTTGGAATTAACATTTTACAGGTTGTTAATACTATAAACGAAAAAACCAAAGATTTTCCGGGAATGAAAGTTCCA
It encodes:
- a CDS encoding NUDIX domain-containing protein, which gives rise to MKKDEVLSDSIRNKPSMVVTSVLKNQSEVLILRRSMNVKTMQEKWAGVSGYLEKNEDLLSRALIEIYEETRINKDELILRKIFNQLSVHIHNELMVIIQPFCFVSNTRKVLLDWEHSDYYWINDNEMDDFDYVPRFKEIIVRCIKEL
- a CDS encoding D-aminoacyl-tRNA deacylase; the protein is MISKYTIITSSKDIASFTMLNYLKNEIEFEDYYSLNDHSKLEIDKNQEVRTFDSKIIFLKSKKYHNLNLVVTDEELIHLKNIEKSEFQNSALIFLSKHASKSKIPALTSHFTGNFSIDNSLGGTPFEIGVACPSFQKGFMKNLYSMKNSLPKYDLTIEASHHGPTSSSKPILFIEIGSSEEEWSNKKTAKLVCDCLIQTIQNVSEKANVEESEIAIGLGGNHYPQKFNNLILTSNIAFASIASKHNLRFISNEMLEQMKGKSIEKVTSIYIDKKGLGSEKDRILSLLRTQELETKYV
- a CDS encoding transcription elongation factor Spt5 yields the protein MPKNLNKDDDDLDLIGLNDDKHNNDGNESDKIDTVKDLDKGQHEKKSIKTKSINKNNTKRTKDVNLSAKESGNAREKESEDSDSEDGKSSLLSNDEDGDSKFFVVRVAGGQESMIASMLQSRLHSKKIEGIYSVLFLENFKGYVIVEAVDSNIAYEALHGIRHIRGQIRGELPFKDLEGYLIKKPVVTELIIDDTVEIIAGPFKSMKAKIMRVDYEKQEATVVLLDSPYQIPVTVDANYLKKSL